The Raphanus sativus cultivar WK10039 chromosome 2, ASM80110v3, whole genome shotgun sequence genome includes a region encoding these proteins:
- the LOC108840239 gene encoding transcription factor SPEECHLESS isoform X1 — MQEIISDFLEECEFVDTSLAGDDLFAILESLEGAGEISSTVASTPRDGIASSKELVKDQIHETSSPKRNKRKRIETDKEEEEEEDGEGEGEGEGEGEEDNKQDGEQKMSHVTVERNRRKQMNEHLTVLRSLMPCFYVKRGDQASIIGGVVEYISELQQVLQSLEAKKQRKTYAEVLSPRLVPSPRPSPPVLSPRKPPLSPRINHLQIHHHLLPPISPRTPQPTSPYRAHPPQLPLIPQPPLRSYSSLASCSTLGDPPPYSPASSSSSPSVSSNHESSVINELVANSKSALADVEVKFSGANVLLKTASHKIPGQVMKIIAALEDLALEILQVNINSVDETMLNSFTIKIGIECQLSAEELAQQVQQTFC; from the exons ATGCAAGAGATAATATCGGATTTTCTTGAAGAGTGTGAATTCGTCGACACTTCACTAGCCGGTGATGATCTATTTGCTATCTTAGAGAGTCTTGAAGGCGCCGGAGAGATATCCTCCACGGTGGCATCTACACCTAGAGATGGAATTGCAAGTTCAAAAGAGTTAGTAAAGGATCAAATCCATGAAACTTCATCTCCTAAGAGgaataaaaggaaaagaatagAAACTGacaaagaggaggaggaagaagaagacggagaaggagaaggagaaggagaaggggAAGGGGAGGAAGATAATAAGCAAGATGGGGAACAAAAGATGTCTCATGTAACCGTGGAACGTAACAGGAGAAAGCAAATGAATGAGCACTTGACGGTTCTACGTTCTCTTATGCCTTGTTTCTACGTCAAACGG GGGGACCAAGCATCGATTATAGGAGGAGTTGTGGAATACATAAGCGAGCTACAACAAGTCCTTCAATCTTTAGAAGCCAAGAAACAACGTAAGACCTACGCGGAAGTGCTAAGCCCGAGACTAGTCCCGAGCCCTCGTCCTTCGCCGCCTGTCCTAAGCCCGCGAAAACCGCCTCTTAGTCCGCGCATCAACCACCTTCagatccaccaccacctcctccctCCCATAAGCCCTCGAACCCCTCAGCCCACAAGCCCATACCGAGCCCATCCGCCGCAACTACCACTCATCCCACAGCCTCCTCTTCGTTCTTACAGCTCATTGGCAAGTTGCAGCACTTTAGGGGACCCACCTCCATACTCTCcagcttcatcttcttcctcacctTCAGTTAGTAGTAACCATGAGAGTAGTGTGATAAATGAGCTCGTTGCTAACTCAAAGTCGGCTTTGGCTGACGTGGAAGTGAAGTTCTCAGGAGCTAATGTGCTGCTTAAAACGGCATCGCATAAGATCCCTGGACAGGTTATGAAGATAATAGCTGCTCTTGAGGATTTGGCTCTCGAGATTCTTCAGGTTAATATCAACTCGGTCGACGAAACCATGCTTAATTCTTTCACCATCAAG ATTGGAATTGAGTGCCAACTAAGTGCAGAAGAATTGGCTCAACAAGTTCAGCAAACATTCTGCTAA
- the LOC108840239 gene encoding transcription factor SPEECHLESS isoform X2 — MQEIISDFLEECEFVDTSLAGDDLFAILESLEGAGEISSTVASTPRDGIASSKELVKDQIHETSSPKRNKRKRIETDKEEEEEEDGEGEGEGEGEGEEDNKQDGEQKMSHVTVERNRRKQMNEHLTVLRSLMPCFYVKRGDQASIIGGVVEYISELQQVLQSLEAKKQRKTYAEVLSPRLVPSPRPSPPVLSPRKPPLSPRINHLQIHHHLLPPISPRTPQPTSPYRAHPPQLPLIPQPPLRSYSSLASCSTLGDPPPYSPASSSSSPSVSSNHESSVINELVANSKSALADVEVKFSGANVLLKTASHKIPGQVMKIIAALEDLALEILQVNINSVDETMLNSFTIKVRKNNHPH, encoded by the exons ATGCAAGAGATAATATCGGATTTTCTTGAAGAGTGTGAATTCGTCGACACTTCACTAGCCGGTGATGATCTATTTGCTATCTTAGAGAGTCTTGAAGGCGCCGGAGAGATATCCTCCACGGTGGCATCTACACCTAGAGATGGAATTGCAAGTTCAAAAGAGTTAGTAAAGGATCAAATCCATGAAACTTCATCTCCTAAGAGgaataaaaggaaaagaatagAAACTGacaaagaggaggaggaagaagaagacggagaaggagaaggagaaggagaaggggAAGGGGAGGAAGATAATAAGCAAGATGGGGAACAAAAGATGTCTCATGTAACCGTGGAACGTAACAGGAGAAAGCAAATGAATGAGCACTTGACGGTTCTACGTTCTCTTATGCCTTGTTTCTACGTCAAACGG GGGGACCAAGCATCGATTATAGGAGGAGTTGTGGAATACATAAGCGAGCTACAACAAGTCCTTCAATCTTTAGAAGCCAAGAAACAACGTAAGACCTACGCGGAAGTGCTAAGCCCGAGACTAGTCCCGAGCCCTCGTCCTTCGCCGCCTGTCCTAAGCCCGCGAAAACCGCCTCTTAGTCCGCGCATCAACCACCTTCagatccaccaccacctcctccctCCCATAAGCCCTCGAACCCCTCAGCCCACAAGCCCATACCGAGCCCATCCGCCGCAACTACCACTCATCCCACAGCCTCCTCTTCGTTCTTACAGCTCATTGGCAAGTTGCAGCACTTTAGGGGACCCACCTCCATACTCTCcagcttcatcttcttcctcacctTCAGTTAGTAGTAACCATGAGAGTAGTGTGATAAATGAGCTCGTTGCTAACTCAAAGTCGGCTTTGGCTGACGTGGAAGTGAAGTTCTCAGGAGCTAATGTGCTGCTTAAAACGGCATCGCATAAGATCCCTGGACAGGTTATGAAGATAATAGCTGCTCTTGAGGATTTGGCTCTCGAGATTCTTCAGGTTAATATCAACTCGGTCGACGAAACCATGCTTAATTCTTTCACCATCAAGGTACGTAAGAATAATCATCCTCATTAA